A stretch of Helicobacter pylori oki112 DNA encodes these proteins:
- the rpsQ gene encoding 30S ribosomal protein S17: MNTKEPHKRLVQGKVISKFAEKSAVILVERKVVHEKYRKIVKKFKKYTIHDENNQVKVGDFVSAIECRPLSKTKSFTLKEILVVGV; encoded by the coding sequence ATGAATACGAAAGAGCCGCATAAGAGGTTAGTGCAAGGCAAGGTCATCAGCAAGTTTGCTGAAAAAAGCGCTGTGATTCTTGTGGAAAGAAAAGTGGTGCATGAAAAATACCGCAAGATTGTTAAAAAGTTCAAAAAATACACCATTCATGATGAAAACAATCAGGTGAAAGTAGGGGATTTTGTGAGCGCGATTGAGTGCAGACCGCTTTCTAAAACCAAGTCTTTCACGCTTAAAGAAATTTTAGTAGTGGGAGTATAA
- the rpmC gene encoding 50S ribosomal protein L29: MKYTELKDKSIKELEELLHTKKAELFELRVKLKAMQLSNPNEIKKARRNIARINTAINAHYSSSVE, encoded by the coding sequence ATGAAATATACTGAATTGAAAGATAAGAGTATCAAGGAATTAGAAGAGTTGTTGCATACTAAAAAAGCGGAGCTTTTTGAGTTGCGCGTTAAGTTAAAGGCTATGCAATTGAGTAATCCTAACGAGATTAAGAAAGCCAGAAGAAATATCGCTCGCATTAACACGGCCATTAATGCGCATTATTCTTCTAGCGTTGAGTAA
- the rplP gene encoding 50S ribosomal protein L16 has translation MLMPKRTKYRKQMKGRNRGKAHRGNSIAFGDIAIKAIEHGRIDSRQIESARVAMTRHIKRAGKVWIRVFPDKPLTAKPLETRMGKGKGSVEKWVMNIKPGRIVYEMLGIEEGLAREALALAQSKLPFKTKIVTCESENEIY, from the coding sequence ATGTTAATGCCAAAAAGAACAAAATACAGAAAGCAAATGAAAGGGCGCAATCGTGGGAAAGCCCATCGTGGTAATTCCATTGCGTTTGGGGATATTGCGATTAAAGCCATAGAGCATGGGAGGATTGATTCACGCCAGATTGAATCCGCAAGGGTGGCCATGACAAGGCACATTAAAAGAGCGGGTAAGGTGTGGATTAGAGTATTTCCCGATAAGCCTTTGACCGCCAAACCTTTAGAAACGAGAATGGGTAAGGGTAAGGGCTCTGTGGAAAAATGGGTGATGAATATCAAGCCGGGCAGAATCGTTTATGAAATGCTAGGCATTGAAGAAGGACTAGCGAGAGAAGCTTTAGCGTTAGCTCAGAGCAAACTTCCTTTTAAAACCAAAATTGTAACTTGTGAGAGCGAAAATGAAATATACTGA